The following are encoded together in the Mycolicibacterium arabiense genome:
- a CDS encoding TetR/AcrR family transcriptional regulator, translating into MPSVTRKPQAKRQERRERIERQLLDATDRLMGGGASFTELSVDRLATEAGISRASFYVYFEDKGHLLRRLADQVFGDLAAGAARWWSVAERHDPADARAAMTAIIAAFRRHQQLLVALNEMSAYDPQVGATYTDLITQIADRLAEVIESGRADGTIRAGLEPEPTATTLTWMVERACQQTLPGRPATYDADLANTLTQILWSTLYLESP; encoded by the coding sequence ATGCCGTCCGTCACCCGCAAACCGCAGGCGAAAAGGCAAGAGCGCCGCGAGCGCATCGAGCGTCAACTGCTCGACGCCACCGATCGATTGATGGGTGGCGGCGCGAGCTTCACCGAGCTGAGCGTCGACAGGCTCGCCACCGAGGCGGGCATCTCCCGCGCCAGCTTCTACGTCTACTTCGAGGACAAGGGCCACCTGCTGCGCCGGTTGGCGGACCAGGTGTTCGGCGACCTCGCCGCGGGTGCCGCCCGCTGGTGGAGCGTCGCGGAACGGCACGACCCCGCCGACGCCCGCGCCGCGATGACGGCGATCATCGCGGCCTTCCGCCGCCACCAACAGCTACTCGTCGCGTTGAACGAGATGTCCGCCTACGACCCGCAGGTGGGCGCCACGTACACCGATCTCATCACCCAGATCGCCGATCGCCTCGCCGAGGTCATCGAATCGGGCCGCGCGGACGGCACCATTCGCGCCGGCCTGGAACCCGAACCGACTGCGACCACGCTCACGTGGATGGTCGAACGGGCGTGCCAACAGACCCTGCCGGGCCGACCGGCGACCTACGACGCCGACCTGGCCAACACGCTCACCCAAATCCTCTGGAGCACGCTGTACTTGGAGTCGCCCTAG
- the rpmA gene encoding 50S ribosomal protein L27: protein MAHKKGASSSRNGRDSNSQRLGVKRFGGQVVKAGEIIVRQRGTHFHPGVNVGRGGDDTLFATAPGAVQFGEKRGRKTVNIVRIARPGSDVSATSNA, encoded by the coding sequence ATGGCACACAAGAAGGGCGCTTCCAGCTCGCGCAACGGTCGTGACTCGAATTCGCAGCGCCTCGGCGTCAAGCGCTTCGGCGGCCAGGTCGTCAAGGCCGGCGAGATCATCGTCCGCCAGCGCGGCACGCACTTCCACCCCGGCGTGAACGTCGGACGCGGTGGGGACGACACCCTGTTCGCGACCGCTCCCGGCGCAGTGCAGTTCGGTGAGAAGCGCGGACGCAAGACCGTCAACATCGTTCGCATCGCGCGACCGGGGTCTGACGTCTCCGCCACCTCGAACGCCTAG
- the proB gene encoding glutamate 5-kinase, whose protein sequence is MHSGDPARSAHREAIRTARSVVVKVGTTALTTPSGVFDAGRLADLADAIESRMQAGSDVVIVSSGAIAAGMEPLRLTKRPADLATKQAAASVGQVALVNAWSSAFGRYRRTVGQVLLTAHDIAMRVQHNNAQRTLDRLRALHAVAIVNENDTVATNEIRFGDNDRLSALVAHLVGADALILLSDIDGLYDGDPRKAPADDPARFISEVAAPDDLDGVVAGGGSRLGTGGMASKLSSALLAADAGVPVLLAAAADAATALADASVGTVFAPRSERMTARRFWVRYAAESAGVLTLDDGAVRAVLDRRRSLLPAGIVAVSGRFHGGDVVELRGTDEVTVARGVVAYDAGELSGMVGRSTSDLPAEMRRPAVHADDLVAV, encoded by the coding sequence GTGCACTCCGGCGATCCGGCGCGCTCGGCGCACCGGGAGGCCATCCGCACCGCGCGCAGCGTCGTGGTCAAGGTGGGCACCACCGCACTGACCACCCCGTCGGGCGTGTTCGACGCCGGTCGGCTGGCCGACCTCGCCGATGCCATCGAGTCGCGGATGCAGGCCGGGTCCGACGTCGTCATCGTCTCCTCGGGTGCCATTGCCGCTGGCATGGAACCGCTGCGGCTGACGAAGCGACCCGCCGACCTCGCGACGAAGCAGGCAGCGGCCAGCGTCGGGCAGGTCGCGCTGGTCAACGCGTGGAGTTCGGCGTTCGGCCGCTACCGGCGCACCGTCGGGCAGGTGCTGCTGACCGCGCACGACATCGCGATGCGCGTGCAACACAACAACGCTCAGCGCACTCTGGATCGGCTGCGGGCCCTGCACGCCGTGGCCATCGTGAACGAGAACGACACCGTGGCCACTAACGAGATCCGGTTCGGCGACAACGACAGGCTCTCGGCTCTGGTGGCGCACCTCGTCGGAGCCGACGCGCTGATCCTGCTCTCGGACATCGACGGCCTGTACGACGGTGACCCCCGCAAGGCGCCTGCAGACGATCCGGCGCGCTTCATCTCCGAGGTGGCGGCGCCCGACGATCTGGACGGTGTCGTCGCGGGTGGTGGGAGCAGGCTCGGTACCGGCGGGATGGCGTCCAAGTTGTCCTCGGCGCTGTTGGCAGCCGACGCGGGCGTACCCGTGCTGCTGGCCGCTGCCGCCGACGCGGCGACGGCGTTGGCCGATGCCTCGGTGGGCACGGTCTTCGCCCCGCGATCGGAACGGATGACGGCCCGGCGGTTCTGGGTGCGCTACGCCGCCGAATCGGCCGGCGTACTGACCCTCGACGACGGTGCGGTGCGCGCAGTGCTCGACCGACGCCGGTCGCTGCTGCCCGCGGGCATCGTCGCGGTCTCGGGCCGCTTCCACGGCGGCGACGTCGTCGAGTTGCGCGGAACCGACGAGGTGACGGTGGCGCGCGGCGTCGTGGCGTACGACGCGGGCGAACTGTCGGGCATGGTCGGTCGGTCGACCTCGGACCTACCCGCGGAGATGCGCAGGCCGGCCGTGCACGCCGACGATCTGGTCGCCGTCTAG
- the rplU gene encoding 50S ribosomal protein L21, with amino-acid sequence MATYAIVKTGGKQYKVAVGDIVKVEKLELEAGASVSLPVALVVDGANVTTDASDLEKVAVTAEVLEHTKGPKIRIHKFKNKTGYHKRQGHRQKLTVVKVTDIA; translated from the coding sequence ATGGCGACGTACGCAATCGTCAAGACCGGCGGCAAGCAGTACAAGGTCGCGGTCGGAGACATAGTCAAGGTCGAGAAGCTGGAACTCGAAGCCGGCGCTTCCGTGTCGCTGCCCGTGGCGCTCGTCGTCGACGGCGCGAATGTCACGACCGACGCGAGCGACCTGGAGAAGGTCGCCGTGACGGCCGAGGTGCTCGAGCACACCAAGGGCCCGAAGATCCGGATCCACAAGTTCAAGAACAAGACCGGCTACCACAAGCGGCAGGGCCACCGTCAGAAGCTGACGGTCGTCAAGGTCACCGACATCGCCTGA
- a CDS encoding Rne/Rng family ribonuclease, whose translation MAQDAPTQDQPEDIQQDEQPPAPLTDAGPGDGTAAVTDADPDATGDAEAVEGDEPPTGTEPDDGDSSAVEPAAAEPAAAESEPEPPARGVLSPFSYVEEPEPELPRATPDAGAQAVDYRPLFVAPPLFVAPRPAQPVDDDDDDDVDDVDDSDDDDTDSDDAAVDADTDDDSADDRPANRRRRRGRRGRGRGRGEQSSDDAGDDTDEESTDDADSDDDSDDEDGADDDNAGGEGATRRRRRRRRRKSGTGDGDDATSTDDPPNTVVHERAPRERSERPEKSNKSDEIQGISGSTRLEAKRQRRRDGRDAGRRRPPILSEAEFLARREAVERVMVVQDKVRTEPPHEGARYTQIAVLEDGVVVEHFVTSAGSASLVGNVYLGIVQNVLPSMEAAFVDIGRGRNGVLYAGEVNWEAAGLGGAQRKIEQALKPGDYVVVQVSKDPVGHKGARLTTQLSLAGRYLVYVPGASSTGISRKLPDTERQRLKEILREVVPADAGVIIRTASEGVKEEDIRSDVDRLQERWKQIEAKATEITGKAAGAAVALYEEPDVLVKVIRDLFNEDFSGLIVSGDDAWNTINDYVTSVAPELLPRMTRYEPAQPDGPDVFAVHRIDEQLVKAMDRKVWLPSGGTLVIDRTEAMTVVDVNTGKFTGSGGNLEQTVTRNNLEAAEETVRQLRLRDIGGIIVIDFIDMVLESNRDLVLRRLTEALSRDRTRHQVSEVTSLGLVQLTRKKLGTGLIEAFSTTCSHCAGRGIMLHGDPVDSGAPSSQGRKSEPGAGRRGKRGKKGGRTEEVPVAKVPPHAVGEHPMFKAMAAANGRSDDETDETDEDDIELEGDDVAAEGVVGEVVDEAVDEDVEDSDDEDSDEEDSDDDDLDDDEDDDDEDDDIEVISDDDDDDSDDDDDDDDSDDDDSDSDDDDEDDEDDEPVLVATSRPRRRRAAARPAGPPSQDG comes from the coding sequence GTGGCCCAGGATGCGCCTACCCAAGACCAGCCAGAAGACATCCAGCAGGACGAGCAGCCGCCCGCGCCGCTGACCGACGCCGGTCCCGGCGACGGCACTGCTGCCGTCACCGACGCAGACCCGGATGCAACCGGTGACGCCGAAGCGGTCGAGGGCGACGAACCACCCACCGGCACCGAGCCCGACGACGGTGACTCCTCAGCCGTCGAGCCCGCAGCCGCCGAACCGGCCGCTGCCGAATCCGAGCCCGAGCCACCCGCTCGCGGTGTCCTCTCACCGTTCTCCTATGTGGAGGAGCCGGAACCGGAACTGCCGCGTGCCACGCCGGATGCCGGCGCCCAAGCCGTCGACTATCGCCCCTTGTTCGTCGCGCCACCACTGTTCGTCGCACCGCGACCGGCCCAACCGGTGGACGATGACGACGATGACGACGTCGACGACGTGGACGACTCCGACGACGACGACACCGACTCCGACGATGCGGCCGTCGACGCCGACACCGACGACGATTCGGCCGACGACCGGCCCGCCAACCGCCGCCGTCGGCGCGGACGCCGTGGCCGCGGCCGCGGGCGCGGTGAGCAGAGCAGCGACGACGCAGGCGACGACACCGACGAGGAGTCGACCGACGACGCTGACTCCGACGACGACTCCGATGACGAGGACGGCGCCGACGACGACAACGCCGGCGGCGAGGGCGCTACCCGTCGCAGGCGGCGCCGCCGCAGGCGCAAGTCGGGGACAGGCGACGGCGACGACGCCACCTCGACCGACGACCCGCCGAACACCGTCGTGCACGAGCGCGCACCGCGCGAACGGTCGGAACGCCCGGAGAAGTCGAACAAGTCCGACGAGATCCAGGGCATCAGCGGCTCCACGCGGCTCGAGGCCAAGCGTCAGCGCCGGCGCGACGGCCGCGACGCGGGTCGACGTCGTCCGCCGATCCTGAGCGAGGCGGAGTTCCTCGCCCGCCGCGAGGCCGTCGAACGCGTGATGGTCGTCCAAGACAAGGTCCGCACCGAACCGCCGCACGAAGGCGCCCGCTACACGCAGATCGCCGTCCTCGAGGACGGCGTGGTGGTCGAGCACTTCGTGACCTCAGCCGGTTCCGCGTCGCTCGTCGGAAACGTGTACCTCGGCATCGTGCAGAACGTGCTGCCCTCGATGGAGGCGGCATTCGTCGACATCGGCCGCGGCCGCAACGGCGTGCTCTACGCCGGTGAGGTGAACTGGGAGGCTGCGGGCCTCGGCGGTGCGCAGCGCAAGATCGAGCAGGCACTGAAGCCGGGCGACTACGTCGTCGTCCAGGTGAGCAAGGACCCCGTCGGACACAAGGGCGCCCGCCTCACCACCCAGCTGTCGCTGGCCGGCCGCTACCTGGTCTACGTGCCGGGGGCGTCGTCGACCGGCATCAGCCGCAAGCTTCCCGACACCGAACGGCAGCGCCTGAAGGAGATCCTGCGCGAGGTGGTGCCCGCCGACGCGGGCGTCATCATCCGCACGGCGTCCGAGGGCGTGAAGGAAGAGGACATCCGCTCCGACGTCGATCGGTTGCAGGAGCGCTGGAAGCAGATCGAGGCGAAGGCCACCGAGATCACCGGCAAGGCCGCCGGTGCCGCGGTTGCGCTCTACGAGGAGCCCGACGTCCTGGTCAAGGTCATCCGCGATCTCTTCAACGAGGACTTCTCCGGGCTGATCGTCTCCGGTGACGACGCGTGGAACACGATCAACGACTACGTGACCTCGGTTGCGCCGGAACTCCTGCCGCGGATGACGCGGTACGAGCCGGCCCAGCCCGATGGTCCCGACGTCTTCGCCGTCCACCGCATCGACGAACAGTTGGTCAAGGCGATGGACCGCAAGGTGTGGCTGCCGTCGGGCGGCACGCTGGTGATCGATCGCACCGAGGCGATGACCGTCGTCGACGTCAACACCGGCAAGTTCACCGGCTCCGGTGGAAACCTCGAGCAGACCGTGACGCGCAACAACCTCGAGGCTGCCGAGGAGACCGTCCGCCAGCTGCGGCTGCGCGACATCGGCGGAATCATCGTCATCGACTTCATCGACATGGTGCTGGAGTCCAACCGGGATCTGGTGCTGCGCCGTCTCACCGAGGCGCTCTCGCGGGACCGCACGCGCCACCAGGTGTCCGAGGTGACCTCGCTGGGCCTGGTGCAGCTGACCCGCAAGAAGCTGGGTACCGGCCTCATCGAGGCGTTCTCCACGACCTGCTCGCACTGTGCCGGCCGCGGGATCATGCTGCACGGTGATCCGGTCGACTCCGGCGCTCCGTCGAGCCAGGGACGCAAGTCCGAGCCCGGCGCAGGCCGGCGTGGCAAGCGGGGCAAGAAGGGCGGCCGCACCGAGGAAGTGCCGGTCGCGAAGGTTCCCCCGCACGCCGTGGGTGAGCACCCGATGTTCAAGGCGATGGCGGCGGCGAACGGCCGCAGTGACGACGAGACCGACGAGACCGACGAGGACGACATCGAACTCGAAGGCGATGACGTTGCCGCCGAAGGCGTCGTCGGCGAGGTCGTGGACGAAGCCGTCGACGAGGACGTCGAGGACTCCGACGACGAAGACTCCGACGAGGAGGACTCCGACGATGACGACCTCGACGACGACGAAGACGACGATGACGAGGACGACGACATCGAGGTCATCTCCGACGACGATGACGACGACTCGGATGACGACGATGACGACGACGACTCCGACGACGACGACTCCGACTCGGATGACGACGACGAGGATGACGAGGACGACGAGCCCGTGCTGGTTGCGACCAGTCGCCCACGTCGACGTCGCGCAGCCGCGCGACCTGCCGGACCGCCGAGTCAGGATGGGTGA
- the obgE gene encoding GTPase ObgE, whose product MPRFVDRVVIHARAGNGGHGCASVHREKFKPLGGPDGGNGGRGGSVVLVVDPQVHTLLDFHFHPHVVAPSGKQGAGSNRDGAAGADLEVRVPDGTVVLDEQGRLLADLVGEGTRFDAATGGRGGLGNASLASRARKAPGFALLGEEGQTRDLTLELKTVADVGLVGFPSAGKSSLVSVISAAKPKIADYPFTTLTPNLGVVSAGDHTFTVADVPGLIPGASHGRGLGLDFLRHIERCAVLVHVVDCATMEPGRDPISDIDALEAELAAYVPTLQGDQTLGDLAERPRAVVLNKIDVPDAREMADFIRGEIAERYGWPVFEVSAVSRDGLRPLIFALWDMVAAYRAAQPVVAPRRPVIRPVAIDESGFTVSSDGDGGFVVRGTRPERWISQTDFGNDEAVGYLGDRLARLGVEDELLKLGARPGCAVTIGAVTFDWEPQTPAGVDITMTGRGTDIRIDQSDRIGAAERKIARRERRKPGSDDE is encoded by the coding sequence ATGCCCCGTTTCGTCGATCGCGTCGTCATTCATGCGCGAGCAGGCAACGGCGGTCACGGCTGCGCCTCGGTGCACCGCGAGAAGTTCAAGCCGCTCGGTGGTCCCGACGGCGGTAACGGTGGTCGCGGCGGCAGTGTCGTGCTCGTCGTCGACCCGCAGGTGCACACCCTGCTCGACTTCCACTTCCACCCGCACGTCGTAGCCCCGTCGGGCAAGCAGGGCGCCGGTAGCAACCGTGACGGCGCGGCCGGTGCCGATCTCGAGGTACGGGTGCCCGACGGCACCGTCGTCCTCGACGAGCAGGGGCGACTACTCGCCGATCTGGTTGGCGAGGGAACCCGGTTCGACGCAGCCACCGGCGGACGCGGTGGCCTCGGCAACGCCTCACTGGCATCCCGGGCGCGCAAGGCGCCGGGCTTCGCCCTGCTGGGCGAAGAAGGCCAGACCCGCGACCTCACCCTCGAACTCAAGACCGTCGCCGACGTCGGTCTCGTCGGTTTCCCGTCGGCTGGCAAGTCCTCACTCGTCTCGGTGATCTCGGCGGCCAAGCCGAAGATCGCGGACTACCCGTTCACCACGCTGACGCCGAACCTCGGCGTCGTGTCCGCGGGCGACCACACCTTCACCGTCGCCGACGTGCCGGGCCTGATTCCGGGAGCGTCGCACGGCCGAGGCCTGGGCCTCGACTTCCTGCGGCACATCGAACGCTGCGCGGTCCTGGTACACGTCGTCGACTGCGCGACCATGGAACCGGGTCGTGATCCGATCTCGGACATCGACGCACTGGAGGCCGAACTCGCCGCCTACGTGCCGACGCTCCAGGGCGATCAGACCCTGGGCGACCTGGCCGAGCGGCCCCGCGCCGTCGTGCTCAACAAGATCGACGTGCCCGACGCGCGCGAGATGGCGGACTTCATCCGCGGTGAGATCGCCGAACGCTACGGCTGGCCGGTCTTCGAGGTGTCCGCCGTGAGCCGAGATGGGCTGCGGCCGTTGATCTTCGCGCTGTGGGACATGGTGGCCGCCTATCGCGCAGCGCAGCCCGTTGTCGCGCCGCGGCGTCCCGTGATCAGGCCCGTCGCCATCGACGAGAGCGGTTTCACCGTCAGCTCCGACGGCGACGGCGGGTTCGTGGTGCGTGGCACCCGGCCCGAGCGCTGGATCAGCCAGACCGACTTCGGCAACGACGAGGCCGTTGGTTATCTCGGCGACCGGCTGGCCCGGCTCGGCGTCGAGGACGAACTGCTCAAGCTCGGTGCCCGTCCGGGATGCGCCGTGACCATCGGCGCCGTGACGTTCGATTGGGAGCCGCAGACACCGGCAGGCGTCGACATCACGATGACGGGGCGCGGCACCGACATCCGCATCGACCAGAGTGACCGCATCGGAGCGGCGGAACGCAAGATCGCGCGGCGGGAGCGCCGCAAGCCCGGCAGCGACGACGAGTGA